The Acinonyx jubatus isolate Ajub_Pintada_27869175 chromosome D2, VMU_Ajub_asm_v1.0, whole genome shotgun sequence genome contains a region encoding:
- the URB2 gene encoding unhealthy ribosome biogenesis protein 2 homolog, translated as MAAIYSGISFKLKSKTTSWEDKLKLAHFAWISHQCVLPNKEQVLLDWARQSLVAFYKKKLELKEDIVERLWIYIDNILHSRKLQNLLKNGKTINLQISLVKIINERIADFSPLESQRSMCAVLSCCQGILSTPALAIIYTARQELLVALLSQLCWLACRQPEGAKVSQLFEVIHLALGHYLLVQQQQVNPRRAFGEVTGHLLQPCLVLRHLLSGGPWTQAGQGQLRQALSRDVKSQIEAVLRGGAFQPELLSSYKEELLDQQQGDAKIGALKNVLAPTDTVIARLVETGYCEPSLHAAVVANSVALLYKLFLDSYFREGNQLLCFQVLPRLFGCLRIAQLQEEHLAALAASDWTSELLVVEQLLTSVAHSGIYNIAADRIRHGEAQFRFYRRLAELLINHSQASVPAWFRCLKALTSLNHLVLEPDLDDLLASAWIDAEVTDSRTKKAQEALLHTLFQTYTKLRQVPRLFEEVLGVICRPAAEALRQPVLAAGPSRVLCECLLELPPSQILDTWSLVLEKFQSLVLPYLRGDADMALKSLSLSSLLHCIMFNMRSLDGSTPLPVIRRMQRTMERMLRELVKPLLDLLLDPPGPELELWLQKVSDSALLLSYTWAQVDTMLSMNCSQYCSVSGALTDIAVETANLPSLLPGVETHHWKKIEKFVVRFDSLSRYCLEQLYLQKMKRTLMQTGFRSEEALCTLRRDAAYILGSGRESLNRRTTASWDGQVGTVSALTYPVAHWHLIVSNLTILISYLCPDDVRSLASVLLRTLPTSKAQEVSAEEEADLTLERISSAVLHSPLFPEMQPLHSAFLMRLSEGCAGILCSGAQGDPSLLSQQLPWLFEKEHMGVALWENRFANVGPEGVEPKGETAQNLLSLVKSGFPIQLEGEQLESILGLLEVISALQLDSLSTPYHVHYFLLLLSVAVTRLGSSCPSSLTLRFLKTCYRLLDHLQRGKGARSVLKTMYASEIFEIMLTSSFRASSRFSVAADNPSWLEFLQLTGAFLEQLLQMLIQMKLSLVLNFGKIIAFLCKLSTEAPSGEQVENQNPLGQQLLLVSLTKLCQVLGPLVKERRQHHEASEALPELLQKAIVQTGAVLQLCWARGARGQRLPSTFVSSVSTLLEADVGQRSRHGAQGSQMTGEMLTSHATFYQNVYSQLLSGLAALAGDQQSFQAAMRFLTLFFLAPELHPKKDSVFASVFHSVTKVLADPAVSGQVIQDLEPHLGALLTQMLEVGTTEDLRMVMRYVLQGLDVSNVWKGDVQATLSAITLIKLLLSCPLGGEKASLFWCASPQIVTALTLQNREACREQTVPLAVVESILDVLAALLRRGEGTIGNPHHVSLAFGILLTVPLDHLKPPEYGSIFLRTHNVLFSILQCHPKVMLKAIPSFLNCFNRLVFSVMHEGRQKDQGSTDGLSVVLECARLVARMYSHIASRAEEFTVFSPFMVAQYVMEVQKVTLYPAVKDLLQEGIYLILDLCIEPDVQFLRVSLQPGVRDIFKELYNDYAKYHKAKHEGERRYAA; from the exons ATGGCTGCTATTTATTCCGGCATTTCCTTTAAGCTCAAAAGCAAGACAACTTCTTGGGAAGATAAACTAAAACTAGCTCATTTTGCTTGGATTTCCCACCAGTGCGTTCTTCCAAATAAAGAGCAA GTATTACTTGATTGGGCAAGACAGTCATTGGTtgcattttataagaaaaaacttGAACTGAAGGAAGACATTGTTGAAAGGCTTTGGATCTATATAGATAATATTCTACACAGCAGAAAACTGCAGAATCTCCTCAAGAATGGAAAGACAATTAACCTTCAGATTTCCCTAGTCAAG ATCATAAACGAGAGGATAGCTGACTTCTCTCCTTTGGAATCCCAAAGAAGCATGTGTGCCGTGCTGAGCTGTTGCCAGGGCATCCTCTCGACACCCGCCCTCGCCATCATCTACACGGCTAGACAGGAGCTGTTAGTGGCGTTGCTAAGCCAGCTGTGCTGGTTGGCCTGTAGGCAGCCAGAAGGAGCCAAGGTCTCCCAGTTATTCGAAGTCATTCACCTGGCGCTTGGTCACTACCTGTTGGTCCAGCAGCAGCAAGTCAACCCACGACGTGCCTTTGGCGAGGTGACTGGGCACTTGCTCCAGCCCTGCCTGGTCCTGAGGCACTTACTCTCGGGGGGCCCGTGGACACAGGCCGGCCAGGGCCAGCTGCGGCAGGCGCTGAGCCGGGATGTGAAGAGTCAGATTGAGGCCGTGCTTCGAGGTGGGGCCTTTCAGCCCGAGTTGCTCTCGTCCTACAAAGAGGAGCTCTTGGACCAGCAGCAAGGTGACGCGAAGATAGGGGCCCTGAAGAATGTTCTTGCTCCTACGGACACTGTGATTGCCAGGCTGGTGGAGACGGGCTACTGTGAACCGTCACTGCATGCTGCCGTTGTAGCCAACTCAGTGGCCTTGCTGTATAAGCTCTTTCTGGACTCTTACTTCAGGGAGGGGAATCAGCTTCTCTGCTTCCAGGTGCTCCCCAGGCTGTTCGGCTGCTTGAGGATCGCACAGCTGCAGGAGGAACACCTGGCCGCCCTGGCCGCATCGGATTGGACCTCAGAACTGCTGGTCGTGGAACAGCTGCTGACCTCGGTGGCCCACAGCGGTATCTACAACATCGCCGCCGACAGGATCCGGCATGGAGAGGCTCAGTTCCGCTTTTACCGCCGTTTGGCTGAGCTGCTGATAAACCATTCACAAGCGTCCGTGCCGGCCTGGTTCCGCTGCCTCAAGGCTTTGACGTCTCTGAACCATCTGGTTTTGGAGCCGGACCTCGACGACCTGTTGGCTTCAGCTTGGATTGATGCAGAAGTGACAGACTCTCGAACGAAAAAAGCACAGGAGGCGCTTCTTCACACCCTTTTCCAGACTTACACGAAGCTCCGACAAGTGCCACGGCTGTTTGAGGAGGTTTTGGGGGTGATCTGCCGCCCGGCCGCCGAGGCCCTGAGACAGCCTGTGCTGGCCGCGGGCCCCTCCCGGGTGCTCTGCGAGTGCCTCCTGGAGTTGCCTCCGAGTCAGATCTTGGACACGTGGTCGCTCGTGCTGGAGAAGTTCCAGTCTTTGGTCTTGCCTTATTTGCGGGGCGATGCCGACATGGCCTTGAAGTCGCTGTCCCTGAGCTCACTGCTGCACTGCATCATGTTCAACATGAGGAGCCTGGACGGCAGCACGCCTCTGCCCGTCATCAGGCGGATGCAGCGCACCATGGAGAGGATGCTCCGGGAGCTCGTGAAGCCCCTGCTGGACCTTCTCCTGGACCCCCCGGGCCCGGAGCTTGAGCTCTGGCTGCAGAAGGTCAGTGACTCTGCACTCCTGCTCTCTTACACTTGGGCCCAGGTTGACACCATGCTCAGCATGAACTGCAGCCAGTATTGCTCTGTGTCCGGGGCTCTTACGGACATTGCTGTGGAGACCGCAAACCTCCCCTCGTTGCTCCCCGGGGTAGAAACGCACCACTGGAAGAAGATAGAAAAGTTTGTGGTTCGGTTTGACTCTCTCAGCAGGTATTGCTTAGAACAGCTCTACctgcagaaaatgaaaaggacTTTAATGCAAACTGGTTTCCGGTCTGAGGAAGCTCTCTGCACTCTGAGGCGTGATGCTGCCTACATTCTTGGGTCTGGCAGAGAAAGCTTGAATCGGAGGACGACCGCCTCCTGGGATGGCCAGGTGGGGACAGTGAGTGCTCTCACGTACCCTGTAGCACACTGGCACTTGATCGTGTCGAATCTCACAATTCTAATATCCTATCTTTGCCCGGATGATGTGCGATCCCTGGCCAGTGTGCTGCTGAGAACTTTACCGACGAGCAAAGCCCAGGAGGTCTCAGCAGAAGAAGAGGCAGACCTCACACTTGAAAGAATATCCAGTGCCGTCCTTCACAGCCCTCTCTTTCCGGAAATGCAGCCCCTCCATTCTGCTTTCTTAATGCGCCTGTCCGAAGGCTGTGCGGGCATCCTGTGTTCTGGGGCCCAGGGTGACCCGAGTCTTCTCAGTCAGCAGCTGCCCTGGCTCTTTGAAAAGGAGCACATGGGTGTGGCCCTTTGGGAAAACAGATTTGCAAACGTTGGACCCGAAGGTGTAGAACCGAAAGGAGAAACTGCCCAAAACTTACTGTCCTTGGTCAAGAGTGGCTTCCCCATTCAGCTGGAGGGAGAACAATTAGAGAGCATCCTGGGATTGTTGGAAGTTATTTCTGCTCTGCAACTGGACAGCCTCTCGACTCCCTATCACGTGCATTACTTTCTTCTGTTACTGTCCGTGGCCGTCACCAGGCTGGGGAGCTCCTGCCCTTCCTCACTGACCCTCAGGTTTTTGAAGACTTGCTACCGGCTTCTTGACCAcctgcagagagggaaaggtgcccGCTCAGTCCTCAAGACCATGTACGCTAGTGAGATTTTCGAGATCATGCTGACCTCCTCGTTCAGAGCCAGTAGTAGATTTTCTGTTGCTGCGGATAACCCCTCCTGGTTGGAATTCCTCCAACTGACAGGGGCATTCTTGGAACAGCTACTGCAGATGCTTATCCAGATGAAGCTCAGCCTGGTGCTCAATTTTGGGAAAATCATTGCATTCCTCTGCAAACTGTCCACCGAAGCACCGTCAGGCGAGCAGGTGGAAAACCAGAATCCTCTGGGCCAGCAGCTCCTTCTGGTGTCTCTAACCAAGTTGTGCCAAGTCCTGGGGCCGTTGGTCAAAGAGCGGAGGCAGCACCATGAGGCCTCAGAAGCACTGCCTGAGCTGCTGCAGAAGGCCATTGTCCAGACAGGAGCCGTGTTGCAACTGTGCTGGGCACGCGGGGCCCGGGGCCAGCGCCTTCCCTCCACCTTCGTCTCGTCGGTCAGCACACTCTTGGAGGCGGATGTGGGCCAGCGCTCCAGGCACGGGGCCCAGGGTTCCCAAATGACTGGCGAGATGCTGACCTCCCATGCCACCTTCTACCAGAACGTTTACTCTCAACTGCTGTCAGGGTTGGCGGCCCTTGCAGGAGACCAGCAGTCTTTCCAGGCGGCCATGCGGTTTTTAACTCTGTTCTTTTTGGCCCCAGAACTCCATCCCAAGAAGGATTCTGTTTTTGCCTCCGTGTTTCATTCTGTGACGAAAGTTCTGGCAG ATCCTGCAGTTTCGGGTCAGGTAATTCAGGATTTGGAGCCTCATTTGGGAGCCTTGTTGACCCAAATGTTAGAAGTTGGGACGACAGAGGACTTGAGGATGGTGATGCGGTATGTTCTCCAAGGATTAGACGTCAGTAACGTGTGGAAGGGAGATGTGCAG gccACTTTGTCAGCCATCACCCTGATCAAGTTGCTCCTGAGCTGCCCACTCGGTGGAGAGAAAGCGAGTCTGTTCTGGTGTGCGAGCCCCCAGATAGTCACGGCTCTGACC CTGCAAAACCGAGAGGCTTGTCGGGAGCAGACTGTGCCCCTGGCGGTGGTGGAGTCCATTTTGGACGTGCTCGCAGCCTTGctgcggcggggggaggggaccaTCGGCAACCCGCACCACGTCAGCCTGGCCTTCGGCATCCTGCTCACCGTGCCCTTGGACCACCTGAAGCCCCCTGAGTATGGGAGCATCTTCCTGAGGACGCACAACGTGCTCTTTTCCATCCTGCAGTGTCACCCGAAG GTAATGCTGAAAGCCATCCCTTCTTTCTTGAACTGTTTTAATAGATTGGTGTTTTCAGTTATGCACGAAGGGAGGCAAAAAGACCAAG GAAGCACAGATGGCCTGTCGGTGGTCCTAGAGTGTGCCCGCCTGGTGGCAAGGATGTACAGCCACATCGCGTCGCGGGCCGAAGAGTTCACGGTGTTCTCCCCCTTTATGGTGGCCCAGTATGTCATGGAGGTGCAGAAG GTCACCTTGTATCCGGCGGTGAAAGATCTCCTGCAGGAGGGCATTTACCTGATCCTGGACCTCTGCATTGAGCCAGACGTCCAGTTCCTGCGGGTCTCACTGCAGCCGGGAGTGAGAGACATCTTTAAGGAGCTGTACAACGATTATGCGAAGTACCACAAGGCGAAACACGAAGGCGAGAGAAGATACGCCGCCTGA